In Procambarus clarkii isolate CNS0578487 chromosome 38, FALCON_Pclarkii_2.0, whole genome shotgun sequence, the genomic window AACCTACTTAACAGAAGATTTCTCCCAAAGAGAACCCCTAAGCCCCTCTCATTTGATTCATGGTGGTCTTCTGAGCCCTCTAATATCTCTAGGAGACGAGGATCCAGCTGACCCTGTATGTGTCAAAGCAAGCGACTTGGTGGAGAGTTATAGACACCTTTCAAGAGTAATAGAGAAATGGAATGAGGTCTGGACACGTGAATATTTAACTGCTTTAAGAGAATATCATTATGGAGCTGCAAGCCCATACaataaagttcaacttaaaccaggtgatcttgtcctagtagacagtgatggacccaggtcaggttggcctataggtaaaattgttgACATCCATCTTGACCGCCATGGTATTCTACGAATTGTTAAAGTTCAGtgtcgaggcactactaccttgaAAACACTAGAAAAATTAGTACCAAAAGAGTTAGCAGAACACGAGTGTTCTACAGATATACCTGTAACCCAAGTTTCAGACAACAATGATTCTACTCAACCGAGCACAAGACCATCAAGAGTCGCTGCTCAGAACTGCAAACAGAaacttaaacaatattttgattctattcaAGAGTTGATAACTTATCATTTAAACTTGAGGTGACCACGCTGATGCAGTGATTAGTTGATGTCCAGTAATTAGTTACGAGTCATAgtgactgttacggacccgagcccagcgtccgagcacggaggagtgacgaccacgccatctgtgggtcagctcccgaaaccccctccaaatggacggcgccatcaagtgaggacaggaaataccagccacaagggctagtttcccgtcctgatcagctcataaaacAGCCGCCGCTGAcccctggtgaggtggagcttagacagcaacgccatctatggagtggatacgtcgggcgtttgtgtctaagcaagGTGtcctagtgtgtccctgttactgatgacgtgtctgattacagagtcgacctgggactgctgtaatggaagttggatcagtctacccaaggcagtcgtctcgtctccaagtgtttgctgcagcagcaaacacttggagacactgtggtgttagcctgcctgtgaagtggcagttgaaggattgtcatacccgggactgactggtggagacacttaaccactggggtgttggggcaaggagagtggtctgtgggatcacacgaggctcctgactagggttcgcgaccttagtatcgatcgtggagtggcctaaccagcgtcgctgattggaacctgctagctaccggctggacttgtggttgatggcctccacgacggtgcccccagtggaactgtgatttggctggcctgtggccagggtagactcaagaggatcgaaggattcatagtgaggccacaagagcaccaagagcttagcatcgtgagcaccgtgaacgtccagagtcttccgaAGAAGACAACgttgtacattatagtgtttatttctcccccttgtgataatctttatattatttatggtgacggtgttaattatattattaagtttttgactttatttcccttccccttttatttttcttgcgttacggatcacatcccttgaaagccactactagcttggggccggataccctacctctaacaacatcagagaaagaacccggttgcgacccgagagggcagtAACAGTGACCCTGGACAGTAGCCTCACTGTATTGGTGAGGTCTCCTTAATTTTAAATGAACcaattattcataatttattttttGTTAATATCCTTCTGTCTCTTACAAaggaattatttaataattttcaatgtttatttacgtTCCTATGTTGACTTAGAGTCATCTACCACAGATTCGGGACATTCGTTAGGTGCGTACTAACCTACTAACCCATGAATATAACTTCAGGATAGAGAAACAGGTGTACGTTAGTACTAATACCTGAACTACAACCTGAGTTTTCtctccccggagttatgttggaaagaaccaacagttttatacatctttgtatttttTGCAACcattgtattaaccacaagtagttactaaaatcactaacttgtagatttgatcattattatgatttatttagacatattgccagattcttcctagtcagagtgacgacgtgaggaacgacaggcagtaacatgaattctctccacatttagttggatttataaaaagaatccagtttatcatttcctttactaaaaatagttacttactaataagtttaattttgtagtatactactacttactggaactcccttatttagttgatatcaAACATTCATGAGGAAATTActttgatgtaaatgattttactttaaattttctcGATTGGCTGCACAACTTTAATAAGCCAATTTATGTTAGGAGAAATTCTATTTTACCACGGAAGAATTTAATGTGACATTAATAGTAGTCATTACCTCTTCCTTtcttagtcaattgcgatatatacatatccatttacgctcgagatgtctatcaagagccgcgcatgcgcaataaggaagaggGGGAAGACGGGAGAGCATCACTAGacacgagagaacgagagagcacgacgtggacgccattgacagcgttttgcagagctacgttttgatcccatttatttcgctcccacgaccagtagagcggtgccacgttatctggTACAATAGCCGTGTCCCCGACTAGCATTTgagcaattccaaagtcaacgcctttcaagcagcagctggaggatgaagaattgctcaagtctccacatcaacggacacgcggctcggcagctagatttatctttttgttattatgtggccacaattaacatttaggctagttgtcgttaggccgtagaACAAACAAATAAATCCCGTACATGTCTTTAGTAATTTTACAATCTGAAtagatgattattattatttctctATAGAAGAAATTacagtgcttgaatataaattgcacagatattggctgaaatttcctacagttatcctcatgatgtaggatttatttgtagttacttattatgtagaagatttctacaatgtaattgcctttcagtaccaaggcgaTGTTAatcgaggtgctaggcttcccaccgttccgtgcaacaatttaccctatgcaacacgtcgtcggtggagcgtagcaactgattacacctcactagatttacagttaagctgtcccttttttatctgtagcaataactctgtaATTACAGTAGTGATTTCTAAAAGATATCAATTATACTAACTCACTGATTTACTGATACTGTTCAACatttcagtagtatattgaggagcatttacctccaattaatattatataatcaaccttatttactttcatattttatttactctggtgaagaaccagcaccagaataatgctagggatgtattaatcttttagcatgtaaccccccaattttgtgtaagttaatttgactccatttatatcagaaatacagtttcactaagatccataggacactagttcttgggatcagtttttccattgttttattttgttttccactttttcccaaaaagtggtggtccttcatagctatcgaagtatatatttaattattagttattagagtcaggttttcccccacactcaaccaccacccccaccttcctgctacactactacaccatcctccaacaccactacaccttccTCCATTACCACTACACCTTCCTcgaacaccaccacaccttcctccaccaccactacaccttcctccaacaccaccaccttcctcttccaccaccacaccttcctccaaaaccaccacaccttcctccaacaccaccaaaccTTCCTCTAACACCTTAACACCttcctccaaacaccaccacaccttcttccaccaccaccacaccttccatcaacaccaccataccttcctccaactccaccacacattcctccaacaccacctcaccttcctccaacaccattACACCTTCCTCCACAATCAtcacaccttccaccaccaccacctcaccttccCCCTCCACTATCATAccttcctccaccacctccacctcaccttcctccaccactatcacaccttcctccaccactatcacaccttcctgcaccaccaccacctcaccttcctccaccaccataccTTCCTCTAACATCActacaccttcctccaacaccgtcacaccttcctccatcaccaccaccacatcttcctccaccaccaccaccacactttcttccaacaccaccaacacaccttcctccaccaccacaccattttTCTCCAACAACACCACatattcctccaccaccaccactctttccTCCAACATATCAGCacaccttcctccaccaccacaacacctatctCCAACACCACTATTccttcctccaccaccaacactccttcctccaataccaccaccacaccttcctctaccatcaccacaccttcctccaccaccaccaccacaccttcctctaccatcaccacaccttcctccaccaccacaacaccttcctccaacacaaCCCCACCTTCCTGCTACCcctctacaccatccaccaccaccacaacacccccacaccttccaccaccaccacaacaccttcctcGAACAGCACCACCTTcctcgtccaccaccaccacaccttcttctaacaccaccaccttcctcgtccaccaccacaacttcctccaaaaccaccacaccttcctccaagCCACCAAACCTTCCTCTAATACCATAACACCttcctccaaacaccaccacaccttcctccaccaccaccaccacaccttcctccaacactattacaccttcctccaacaccaccacaccttcctccaactccaccacaccttcctccaacaccaccatacctttctccaacaccacaacaccttcctaaaacaccaccacaccttcattcaacaccaccacccctttctccaacaccacaacaccttcctcCAAAACTACCACACCTTCATCCAACACCACCAAACCTTCctgcaacacataacaccttcctccaaacaccaccataccttcctccaccaccataccTTCCTCGAACACCACTacaccttcctccaccaccacctcatcttcctccaccaccaccacaccttcctccaacaccaccatacttttctccaacaccacaacaccttcctccaacaccaccacaccttcatccatcaccaccacccctttcttaaccaccaccacaccttcctccaacacttacaccttcctccaacaccaccacacctatcttgaggttatcttgagatgatttcggggctttttagtgtccccgcggcccggtcctcgaccaggcctccacccccagaaagcagcccgtgacagctgactaaatcccaggtacctatttactgctaggtaacaggtgcatttagggtgaaagaaactccgtgttgtctccgtggtgtagtggtaagacacttgcctggcgttccgcgagcgctatgtcatgggttcgtatcctggccggggaggatttactgggcgcaattccttaactgtagcctctgtttaacgcaacagtaaaatgtgtacttggatgaaaaaacgattcttcgcggcaggggatcgtattccagggacctgcccgaaacgctacgcgtactagtggctgtacaagaatgtaacaactcatatctcaaaaaaaaaaaaaaaaaaaaaaaaaaaaaaaaaaaaaaaaaaactttgctcatttgtttctgcctcgtgcgggaatcgaacccgcgccacagaattacgagtcctgcgcgctatccaccaggctacgaggccccctgtctaTTGGAATGTGGTGGAGGTACACCTTCCTCCAACTCCACCACacattcctccaacaccaccaccccgtcctccaacaccactacaccttcctccaactccaccacacattcctccaacaccaccacacattcctccaacaccaccaccccgtcctccaacaccactacaccttcctccaactccaccacacattcctccaacaccaccaccccgtcctccaacaccactacaccttcctccaccaccataacaTCTTCGTCCACAACCATCacaccttcctccaccaccaccaccacctcaccttccTCAACCAAAACACCTTCCTCTAACACCActacaccttcctccaacacctccaaaccttcctccatcaccaccaccacattttcctccacaaccaccacactttcctccaacaccacaaacacaattttctccaacaccacaacacttttCTCCAACAACACCACACATTCCTCCACCATTtcttcctcccacaccaccaacacaccttcctccaccaccaccactccttccGCCAataccaccacaccttcctccaccaccaccaccacaccttcctacaacacaacaacaccttcCTCGAACACCAACCCACCTTCctgctacactactacaccatcctCCAACACCATTACACTTtcatccaacaccaccacaccttcctccacgaccaccacaccttcctcgaccatcaccacaccgtcctcccccaccaccacaccttcctccaacaccaacCCACCTTCctgctacaccactacaccatcctccaacaccattacactttcctccaacaccaccacaccttcctccaccaccaaTGCACCTtcttacaacaccacaacaccttcaccaccaccacaccttcctccaacaccaccaccttcctcttccaccaccacaccttcctccaaaATTACCAcaccctcctccaacaccaccatacctttctccaacaccaccacaccttccttcaacaccaccacctcaccttcctctaccaccaccgcaccttcctccaacaccactacaccttactctaccaccatcacacctTTCTCGAACACaaccacaccttcctccaacaccaccatcctttcctccaccaccaccacaccttcctccgacactattacaccttccttcaacaccactacaccttcctccaccaccaccacaccttccaccaacaccaccataccttCCTCCATCTCCATCACACATTCCTCCAATACCACCTCACCTTCCTCCAGCACCCTTACACCTTCCTCCACAACCATCACAccttcctccactaccaccatcttaCCTTCCCCCTCCACTATCACACCttcgaccaccactaccacctcaccttcctccaccaccacaccttcctctaacaccactacacctt contains:
- the LOC138372304 gene encoding uncharacterized protein; this translates as MPKKNLHGQKINLTELQTLVVEIEAQVNNRPLTYLTEDFSQREPLSPSHLIHGGLLSPLISLGDEDPADPVCVKASDLVESYRHLSRVIEKWNEVWTREYLTALREYHYGAASPYNKVQLKPGDLVLVDSDGPRSGWPIGKIVDIHLDRHGILRIVKVQCRGTTTLKTLEKLVPKELAEHECSTDIPVTQVSDNNDSTQPSTRPSRVAAQNCKQKLKQYFDSIQELITYHLNLR
- the LOC138372305 gene encoding uncharacterized protein — encoded protein: MLEERVVVVEEYVVLLEKNGVVVEEGVLVVLEESVVVVVEEDVVVVMEEGVTVLEEGVVMLEEGMVVEEGEVVVVQEGVIVVEEGVIVVEEGEVEVVEEGMIVEGEGEVVVVEGVMIVEEGVMVLEEGEVVLEECVVELEEGMVVLMEGVVVVEEGVVVFGGRC